The following are encoded in a window of Fusarium falciforme chromosome 11, complete sequence genomic DNA:
- a CDS encoding ZnMc domain-containing protein, with protein MERIARTYCKDAVIPSSGKTAVEEAIYQEQPRGLDKVAVTLPTKLWSRGQQAITYGWIDGEHSGSQAQRQKVAVAIEEWEWYSNVSFIAAGDSVTRPDIVISFDSSPSQGTWSLVGTDCLKAASRTATMNLGCIGSDNEMAAAEKAVILHQFGHALGMLHEHQCPANGGIALTGADSLVTLYGSQGWGDADIKEHIINPYNSKNMTSLREVDTQSIMHFPLPGVITGRDFDIDYNYELSDMDKAYIALMYPRSWPSQRAPQWTLEAALRMIGLTQQTPSLAEKIKELAKTPGPDGSIDPTKIRDLVFKWVTWFHTPEHATAGDSLLSQSPAPRHDASDRTSHGRRMERMEYSDKLMKEYLDAQKDWERKRDEMIGGSMGSQGSDPVADLNKSLSNMRESEQARLASKYPDATVRDHSRFAG; from the exons ATGGAACGAATCGCTCGAACCTACTGCAAAGATGCAGTCATCCCCTCTTCAGGCAAGACGGCTGTCGAGGAAGCCATATACCAAGAACAGCCACGAGGACTCGACAAAGTGGCGGTCACTCTGCCTACAAAGCTATGGAGCCGAGGCCAACAAGCCATCACGTATGGGTGGATAGATGGAGAGCACAGTGGCTCACAGGCACAGCGCCAAAAAGTCGCAGTTGCTATCGAGGAATGGGAGTGGTACAGCAATGTTTCCTTCATCGCTGCCGGTGACTCCGTGACTCGTCCGGACATTGTCATTTCTTTCGATTCTTCGCCAAGTCAAGGGACGTGGAGTCTTGTCGGGACAGACTGCTTGAAGGCGGCGTCACGCACTGCCACCATGAACCTTGGCTGTATCGGCAGCGACAATGAAATGGCAGCAGCCGAGAAAGCCGTTATACTTCATCAA TTCGGCCATGCATTGGGCATGCTTCACGAACATCAATGCCCAGCCAACGGTGGCATCGCCTTGACAGGTGCCGATTCACTCGTGACGCTTTATGGCTCACAAGGTTGGGGCGACGCCGATATCAAAGAGCATAT CATCAATCCATACAACTCAAAGAACATGACATCCTTGCGAGAAGTCGACACTCAAAGCATCATGCACTTCCCATTGCCTGGAGTCATCACTGGCCGAGACTTTGACATCGACTACAACTATGAGCTATCAGACATGGATAAGGCCTACATCGCTCTCATGTATCCTCGGAGTTGGCCGAGTCAGCGCGCGCCCCAATGGACACTGGAGGCTGCATTGAGAATGATCGGTCTGACTCAACAGACTCCATCGCTAGCTGAAAAGATCAAAGAGCTGGCAAAGACACCGGGACCTGATGGAAGCATCGATCCTACCAAGATCCGCGACTTGGTTTTCAAGTGGGTGACTTGGTTTCACACACCTGAGCATGCCACGGCAGGTGACTCGCTGTTATCGCAAAGCCCAGCCCCCAGGCACGACGCAAGCGATAGAACATCGCACGGAAGAAGAATGGAGCGTATGGAATACTCAGATAAGCTTATGAAGG AGTACCTCGACGCCCAGAAAGACTGGGAACGGAAAAGGGATGAAATGATAGGTGGTAGTATGGGTAGCCAAGGTTCAGACCCGGTGGCCGATCTGAATAAGAGTCTTTCAAACATGAGAGAGTCTGAGCAAGCCAGGCTTGCTTCCAAATACCCTGACGCTACCGTGCGTGACCATTCCCGTTTTGCCGGGTAG
- a CDS encoding HET domain-containing protein, producing the protein MGRLGDPAAALGLPVLNTHLTNTKSTETFQFIQACLDECSAHDCKSPLRLETSQSAPSRLLDVDNTVRLIDVGNVCPPYVALSHCWGTNLSKYMTVWANLAQKKTGIDWNALTLTFCDAIETTRRLKLRYIWIDALQRRLGQ; encoded by the coding sequence ATGGGGAGACTAGGAGACCCAGCTGCAGCCCTCGGGCTCCCTGTGCTCAATACACATCTCACCAATACCAAGTCCACCGAGACTTTTCAGTTCATCCAAGCATGCCTAGATGAGTGCAGTGCGCATGATTGCAAGTCTCCTCTTCGATTGGAGACTTCGCAGTCCGCTCCGTCTCGACTTCTGGACGTCGACAACACAGTCCGTCTCATCGATGTTGGGAACGTCTGCCCTCCCTACGTAGCCCTGAGCCACTGCTGGGGCACCAATCTGTCAAAGTACATGACTGTCTGGGCGAATTTGGCGCAGAAGAAAACTGGCATTGATTGGAATGCTTTGACACTAACGTTCTGCGACGCTATCGAGACCACTCGCCGTCTGAAGTTGCGCTACATCTGGATCGATGCCCTGCAAAGAAGACTGGGCCAGTGA
- a CDS encoding 2EXR domain-containing protein: protein MDSSTFHPFPRLPAELRLQVWEQACLPSQRYRRGLHYFRLDNDGEKLIPFGWNQETPLEQPDHDIPGNKSAYLWHRGLWTACKASRAAVMKHSRLSAWKELYEKGDREGKLPGQCDPDWDNGEEDVHPGLIVTGEGHDAWYLMVYPARDIFCVTFNNWEFVERALENSKMFYNFPFLGIDWAALGVENLALEFDPSWNYALPEYIYELRMEESPRGLLAKLIDEMVYWVSFPGLWLVDKSVHWRAEPDRDYSTVFYDCDGEYVEIGWDDTYSDHSGTGAGQGPVTYFIRKLTDLCDSYYTDLSRGDLTPGYHEELVHQFSVKASVRLLVRRDKKRSESDSQVMEDENENMVMEDEDAMTDDEGF, encoded by the coding sequence ATGGATTCTTCTACTTTTCACCCATTTCCAAGACTCCCAGCCGAGCTTCGGCTCCAGGTTTGGGAGCAGGCATGTCTCCCGTCTCAACGATACCGACGTGGGCTGCACTACTTCAGACTTGACAATGACGGCGAAAAGCTCATCCCGTTCGGCTGGAATCAGGAAACCCCGTTGGAGCAACCTGACCACGATATTCCAGGCAACAAATCCGCGTATTTATGGCACCGGGGCCTCTGGACAGCTTGCAAAGCTTCAAGAGCGGCCGTTATGAAGCACTCTCGGCTCAGCGCGTGGAAAGAACTGTACGAAAAAGGCGACCGCGAAGGGAAGCTCCCCGGACAATGCGATCCCGACTGGGATAACGGAGAAGAGGATGTTCATCCGGGACTAATTGTCACGGGTGAGGGTCACGATGCGTGGTATCTCATGGTATACCCCGCCCGAGATATTTTCTGCGTTACTTTTAACAACTGGGAATTTGTTGAACGAGCATTGGAGAACTCCAAAATGTTTTATAATTTCCCTTTTCTCGGCATTGATTGGGCCGCCTTGGGGGTGGAGAATCTCGCCCTCGAATTCGATCCGAGTTGGAACTATGCCCTTCCGGAGTACATCTATGAGTTGAGGATGGAGGAATCTCCTCGAGGTCTACTAGCAAAACTGATTGATGAAATGGTGTATTGGGTGAGTTTCCCCGGCCTTTGGCTTGTCGACAAGAGTGTCCATTGGCGGGCAGAGCCGGACAGAGACTATAGCACGGTATTTTACGATTGCGACGGCGAGTACGTTGAGATCGGTTGGGACGATACGTATAGCGACCACTCAGGGACGGGGGCAGGCCAGGGTCCTGTCACTTACTTCATACGCAAGCTTACCGATTTGTGCGACTCGTATTACACCGACCTCAGCCGCGGAGACTTGACCCCTGGGTATCATGAAGAACTGGTACACCAATTCTCAGTTAAGGCATCCGTCAGGCTCCTTGTTCGCCGAGACAAAAAAAGAAGCGAGAGTGACAGCCaggtgatggaggatgagaaTGAGAATATGGTgatggaagatgaggatgcgATGACTGATGATGAAGGTTTCTAG
- a CDS encoding Carrier domain-containing protein, whose amino-acid sequence MSANQEPRLAPIAIVGMSCRLSGDVSNPEDFWTLLSRSRSGWREIPEDRFAMGAFHHPNPQKKGCINAKGGYFMNQDLSRFDAPFFNITEQEALAMDPQQRQLLECTYEALENAGVPKETIAGRNIGVFVGGASSDYRMGTLRDVNRVPMFDATGNHQSIQAGRLSYYFDFHGPCSSIDTACSSSLYALHQAVQSIRSGESEQAIVAAANLHLQPDDYISMSMLGIFNEHGKTFAFDERAKSGFARGEGVGALLLKPLDQALKDNDKIRSVIVNTGTNQDGKTVGISTPSGEAQERLMRDVYARAGINPEDVGFIEAHGTGTKVGDPIEAGALSRVFGKGRTKRFPLYIGSVKTNVGHLENASGIASIIKATLMLEKGFILPNLNFEKVNPNIPLDQWNMKVPINIRPWPKNKRYISINNFGFGGSNAHAVLECPPVSLSDLPIESKNQRPKLFVLSAHDEGALKRLASQLGVYIEQHPEVFQKRLIRDIAYTLGERRSHLQWRIALTATSLDELALSLNGIDALPSRAAKVPKLAFVYTGQGAQWAGMGRELLSSHLIFADTVKAADDCLKRMGADFSLIEELNKSKEESQIGKAHISQPICTAVQLGLTALLESWGIKPAMVVGHSSGEIGAAFATGAITLEAAMAAAYHRGQAAQKMKAKFPDLRGSMIAVGAGPAEVKDLIQSLELTSIVVACENSPSSVTVSGDEDAIDKLAVELENRSIFNRKLRVDVAYHSPHMQLVADDYMASISNIASQDCDGVAFYSSLNGNKLDSTVALGPSYWVDNLTKPVLFSSALKELYEDGHPDMIVEIGPHSALEGPIKQILKGISSQASSVKYQSSLVRNQHATTTALKLAGTLFVKGYPVNFSAINEDDDGAQKASLVADFAPYPWADRKYWFESRSSKQHRLKPFPRHDLLGTLEDNYSELDPTWRNVITVDDVPWLKHHKMQSLTTMPLAAYLCMAVEASMQRAGLRGISAEQILGYRLREICVSKAFILDDSSEYETVVTLRSYAEGTRAQSSDWDEFRIASWNSSRGWLEHCTGLVAIRKQDTSNAVSQGSTHGARARKTAADNIHGGELSTQDFYSELQGFGAEYGSLFQLQPSGGLKVAGEYSTSGVTVPDTASSMPFNHETPSILPAAFTDLFVQLTFAIFGAGRGEMKSLFMPTAIKELEISSKLPCSTGRQVQVVAHGKPNPASPGPVDFYVDVWNTEHNTEPLLKMDGFRMTPVNGDMGQEQVPRSLCYKIQWEQLNPLDLDSPGSEKSLEMVPRRVCSNNTVCSSSSEDLSDSPRSVGTPASSRDSASQDGQPADTHALRFTLNNTVLADPIVIISDKDESDPLVGALVNLADLHTGSKPTIVPFSKVEPSAVPYICLAELDGPLLHGLSADTFNRLQKLLLTSSSILWVSAAGYRYAEKPENNMAQGLLRSVRSEASKTAALLDLDPNSRLNAYGRAELILEALTTSLVKPQDDTPVDFEFAEEDGQLVVPRVVESEDMNVAIFRETQDSAPYLQEFDQPGRRLKVAVGTYGALDSLYFKEDIELPLAEDEIEIKVAATGMNFKDVVIAMGQVSSPYLGVECSGIVSKVGSGVTSPSVGDRVCAMSLGAYSTFARCPATSAAIIPENMSFETAASIPVVYSTAYYGIVNLAHLQPGERILIHAASGGVGQAAVQLAQMIGAEIYATVGSAEKKELLIDTYGIPEDHIFYSRNADFGPAIREATNGEGVDVVINSLAGDLLRETWECLSHFGRFVEIGKRDITSNTRLEMNKFEYNCTFSSVDLTLVAAERPRIMKRVLTSVMNLLAEDVVKPVGPIITVGISEVETALRKLQSGKTSGKIIVSPRAGERVKATHPQRSSTLLQAEATYFIIGGTGGIGRSMARRMIQLGARHIVLLSRTSRVTGELGQLSEYARTQDANIYLRACDVADEKSVGALVEESARTLPPIRGVIHAAMVLRDVLFEKMAFEDYDLVVRSKVYGAWNFHKALLNTPLDFFVVLSSVAGIVGNRGQAAYSAANTYLDAFTQHRLRSGLPATCLNLGAVSGVGYLAENSAKQAQVLKNLSGSTVDESEVLALLELAINGKIGVMGNEQCVTGLDFGDGTSLPYYASDGRFVHLRHAAIVRSQDASDLPASASLTIAQEVQRAATREEAQGIVTIGLRDKLGAILMLPPEVLQSHQGNAPVTAFGLDSLNAIELRNWITKELQAHLQILELLTSSSLGDLASLVLKKSRLGDVWRKNEAETE is encoded by the exons ATGTCAGCCAACCAAGAGCCCCGGCTAGCACCGATCGCCATAGTCGGCATGTCCTGCCGGCTGTCTGGCGACGTCTCTAATCCCGAGGACTTCTGGACACTCCTGTCTCGGTCACGCAGCGGCTGGCGAGAGATACCAGAAGACAGGTTCGCCATGGGAGCCTTTCACCATCCCAACCCTCAGAAGAAGGGGTGCATCAACGCCAAGGGGGGTTACTTTATGAATCAGGACCTGTCGCGGTTCGATGCCCCGTTTTTTAACATCACAGAGCAGGAAGCCTTGGCCATGG ACCCGCAACAACGGCAGCTACTCGAGTGCACATACGAGGCACTTGAGAATGCTGGTGTCCCCAAGGAGACAATCGCTGGCCGCAACATTGGAGTCTTTGTTGGCGGTGCCTCATCAGACTATCGCATGGGCACTCTGCGTGATGTGAACAGAGTCCCCATGTTTGATGCCACTGGCAATCACCAGTCCATCCAAGCGGGCCGTTTGTCTTACTACTTCGACTTTCATGGCCCCTGTTCATCGATAGACACGGCATGTTCATCTAGCTTGTACGCTCTGCATCAGGCTGTGCAGAGTATCCGGTCTGGCGAGTCTGAACAGGCTATTGTGGCTGCTGCCAACCTGCACCTCCAGCCCGATGATTATATCTCCATGTCTATGCTAGG GATCTTCAATGAGCATGGAAAGACCTTTGCCTTCGATGAACGAGCCAAGTCTGGCTTCGCGCGAGGCGAGGGCGTTGGTGCCTTACTTCTGAAGCCTCTGGATCAGGCCCTGAAGGACAATGACAAGATCCGTTCAGTTATTGTCAACACTGGCACCAACCAAGATGGAAAGACTGTTG GCATCTCAACGCCAAGCGGCGAGGCTCAGGAGCGTCTCATGCGTGATGTGTACGCCAGGGCAGGCATCAACCCCGAAGACGTCGGCTTCATCGAAGCCCATGGCACGGGAACAAAAGTCGGTGATCCCATCGAAGCCGGTGCCCTCTCTCGTGTCTTCGGCAAGGGCCGCACAAAGCGTTTTCCCCTCTACATAGGGTCCGTCAAGACAAATGTCGGACACCTTGAAAACGCCAGCGGTATtgcatccatcatcaaggcgaCACTGATGCTCGAAAAGGGCTTCATCCTGCCTAACCTCAACTTTGAAAAGGTGAACCCCAACATCCCCTTGGACCAGTGGAACATGAAGGTTCCTATCAACATCCGCCCTTGGCCAAAGAACAAGCGGTacatcagcatcaacaacttTGGCTTTGGAGGGTCCAATGCCCATGCTGTTTTGGAATGTCCACCTGTGTCTCTTTCGGATCTGCCGATCGAGTCCAAGAACCAGCGTCCCAAGCTGTTTGTCTTGTCTGCTCACGATGAGGGGGCACTCAAGCGCTTGGCGTCGCAACTTGGTGTGTACATCGAGCAGCACCCTGAGGTCTTCCAGAAGCGTCTCATTCGAGACATTGCCTATACACTAGGCGAGCGTCGGTCGCATCTCCAATGGCGGATTGCGCTCACAGCAACATCGCTGGATGAGCTTGCCCTGTCACTCAATGGCATCGACGCTTTGCCAAGTAGAGCAGCCAAGGTTCCCAAGCTGGCTTTCGTTTACACCGGTCAAGGAGCGCAGTGGGCTGGCATGGGCCGTGAGCTGCTGAGCAGCCATCTGATCTTTGCCGACACGGTCAAGGCTGCCGATGACTGCCTCAAGCGTATGGGTGCTGACTTCTCTCTCATCGAGGAGCTTAACAAGAGCAAAGAGGAGTCACAGATCGGCAAGGCACACATCAGCCAGCCTATTTGCACCGCCGTTCAGTTGGGCTTGACTGCCTTGCTCGAGTCCTGGGGCATCAAACCTGCAATGGTGGTCGGCCACTCCAGTGGTGAGATAGGAGCTGCCTTTGCCACTGGTGCCATCACTCTCGAGGCTGCTATGGCTGCTGCTTATCACCGCGGCCAGGCCGcccagaagatgaaggccaAGTTCCCGGATCTCCGAGGTTCCATGATCGCTGTCGGTGCGGGGCCGGCTGAGGTGAAAGACCTGATCCAGTCTCTTGAACTCACCTCCATCGTTGTGGCCTGCGAGAACTCGCCCTCCTCCGTCACGGTAtctggagatgaggatgccATCGATAAGCTTGCTGTCGAGCTCGAGAATCGCAGCATTTTCAACCGTAAGCTGCGTGTTGATGTGGCCTACCACTCGCCACACATGCAGCTCGTTGCTGATGACTACATGGCTTCGATCAGCAACATCGCGAGCCAAGATTGCGATGGTGTTGCTTTCTACTCTTCCCTGAACGGCAACAAGCTCGACTCGACTGTGGCTCTTGGCCCATCCTACTGGGTCGACAACCTTACCAAGCCCGTCCTTTTCTCGTCGGCTTTGAAGGAGCTCTACGAAGACGGTCATCCTGACATGATTGTAGAAATTGGACCGCACTCAGCCTTAGAGGGTCCCATCAAGCAGATTCTCAAGGGCATCAGCAGCCAAGCCTCCAGTGTCAAGTACCAGTCGTCACTGGTGCGCAACCAACACGCCACGACCACAGCGCTCAAGCTTGCCGGCACTCTGTTTGTCAAGGGCTACCCTGTCAACTTCAGCGCTAtcaacgaggatgatgatggtgctcAGAAGGCTTCCTTGGTCGCTGACTTTGCGCCATACCCATGGGCTGACCGGAAGTACTGGTTCGAGTCTCGCTCCAGCAAGCAGCATCGTCTCAAGCCATTCCCTCGTCACGACCTGCTGGGCACACTCGAAGATAACTACAGCGAGTTGGATCCCACCTGGCGAAACGTTATTACAGTTGACGATGTGCCGTGGTTGAAGCACCACAAGATGCAGTCGCTGACCACCATGCCTTTGGCGGCTTACCTCTGCATGGCAGTGGAGGCCTCTATGCAACGTGCTGGTCTGCGTGGCATCTCCGCTGAGCAAATCCTCGGATACCGACTTCGCGAGATCTGTGTGTCCAAGGCATTCATTCTTGACGACAGCTCTGAGTATGAGACAGTTGTGACACTGCGATCGTACGCCGAAGGCACCCGCGCCCAATCCTCCGACTGGGACGAGTTCCGGATTGCGTCTTGGAACTCTAGCAGAGGTTGGCTAGAGCACTGCACAGGTCTCGTGGCTATTCGCAAACAAGACACCTCCAATGCTGTCAGCCAGGGTAGTACACATGGTGCTCGTGCACGCAAGACTGCCGCCGATAACATCCACGGCGGCGAGCTGTCCACCCAGGACTTTTACTCTGAACTTCAGGGATTTGGTGCCGAGTACGGATCTTTGTTCCAGCTTCAGCCGTCGGGCGGTCTCAAGGTGGCGGGAGAGTACTCTACCAGCGGCGTCACCGTACCCGACACGGCCTCGAGTATGCCCTTCAACCACGAGACTCCCTCGATCCTACCAGCGGCTTTCACAGATCTGTTTGTTCAGCTGACTTTCGCCATATTTGGCGCGGGACGAGGCGAGATGAAGTCCCTCTTCATGCCAACCgccatcaaggagcttgagatTAGCAGCAAGCTCCCATGCTCGACGGGCCGGCAAGTTCAGGTTGTCGCCCACGGCAAACCCAATCCTGCCAGCCCTGGACCTGTCGACTTCTACGTCGATGTCTGGAACACGGAGCACAACACCGAGCCTCTGCTGAAGATGGATGGCTTCCGGATGACACCTGTCAATGGTGATATGGGACAAGAGCAGGTCCCTCGCTCGTTGTGTTACAAGATCCAGTGGGAGCAACTGAACCCTCTCGATCTGGACAGCCCTGGAAGCGAGAAGAGCCTTGAAATGGTTCCCCGTCGCGTCTGCAGCAACAACACGGTTTGCTCATCGTCGAGCGAAGATCTTAGCGACAGCCCCAGGTCTGTCGGTACACCTGCCAGTAGCCGGGACAGTGCCAGCCAGGATGGCCAACCGGCCGACACGCATGCTCTGCGTTTCACGCTCAACAATACCGTCCTTGCGGATCCCATTGTCATCATCTCTGACAAGGACGAAAGTGACCCGCTCGTCGGAGCGCTGGTGAATCTCGCTGATCTTCACACCGGATCCAAGCCTACCATTGTTCCTTTCTCCAAGGTCGAACCTTCGGCAGTCCCATACATTTGTCTAGCCGAGCTTGATGGCCCACTGCTCCATGGGCTGTCGGCTGACACCTTCAATCGCCTACAAAAGCTTCTTCTCACATCCTCTTCCATTCTCTGGGTGAGCGCAGCTGGCTATCGATACGCCGAGAAGCCTGAGAATAACATGGCTCAAGGCCTGCTCCGATCAGTGCGCTCCGAGGCAAGCAAGACGGCAGCGCTTCTAGACCTGGATCCCAACTCGAGGCTCAATGCCTATGGTCGGGCGGAACTCATTCTTGAGGCGCTGACGACTTCACTTGTCAAGCCACAAGATGACACGCCCGTGGACTTTGAGTTCGCTGAAGAGGATGGCCAGCTTGTGGTGCCCCGCGTCGTCGAGTCCGAAGACATGAACGTCGCCATTTTCCGCGAGACGCAGGACTCGGCTCCATATCTGCAAGAGTTCGATCAGCCTGGACGTCGGCTCAAGGTGGCTGTCGGCACCTATGGAGCGCTCGACTCGTTGTACTTCAAGGAAGATATTGAGCTTCCTCTGGCGGAAGATGAGATCGAGATCAAGGTAGCCGCCACTGGCATGAACTTCAAGGACGTGGTGATTGCCATGGGCCAAGTCAGCAGCCCATATCTCGGTGTCGAATGCAGTGGCATTGTCAGCAAGGTCGGCTCAGGGGTGACATCACCGTCGGTCGGCGACAGGGTCTGTGCCATGTCGCTGGGTGCATACAGCACGTTCGCCAGATGCCCTGCGACCAGTGCCGCCATCATCCCCGAGAACATGAGCTTTGAGACAGCCGCCTCTATCCCCGTTGTCTACAGCACTGCCTACTACGGCATTGTCAACCTCGCCCACCTGCAGCCCGGTGAGCGAATCCTCATCCACGCCGCGTCAGGTGGTGTCGGCCAAGCCGCGGTCCAACTCGCCCAGATGATCGGGGCTGAGATCTACGCGACTGTCGGCagcgccgagaagaaggagttgcTGATTGACACATACGGTATCCCCGAAGACCACATCTTCTACAGTCGCAACGCCGACTTTGGACCCGCGATCCGAGAGGCCACCAACGGCGAGGGTGTCGATGTGGTCATCAACTCCCTCGCTGGTGATCTACTCCGCGAGACCTGGGAATGCCTGTCCCACTTTGGACGTTTCGTCGAGATTGGCAAGAGAGACATCACATCTAACACGAGGCTCGAGATGAACAAGTTTGAGTACAACTGTACTTTTAGTTCCGTTGACCTCACATTGGTGGCTGCTGAGCGGCCCAGGATTATGAAGCGCGTGCTGACGTCCGTCATGAATCTATTGGCCGAAGACGTGGTGAAGCCCGTTGGGCCTATCATCACGGTTGGCATTTCTGAGGTTGAGACTGCTTTGCGCAAGCTTCAGAGCGGAAAGACTTCTGGCAAAATTATTGTCAGCCCCCGAGCTGGCGAGAGAGTCAAG GCTACTCATCCCCAAAGAAGCTCCACCTTGCTTCAAGCGGAGGCTACCTACTTCATCATTGGTGGCACTGGCGGCATCGGCCGCTCCATGGCCAGACGGATGATCCAGCTGGGTGCTCGACACATTGTGCTCCTGTCGCGCACTTCAAGAGTGACTGGAGAGCTTGGCCAGCTATCAGAATACGCCAGGACTCAGGATGCCAATATTTACCTGCGGGCTTGCGACGTTGCCGATGAGAAGAGCGTCGGGGCTCTTGTGGAAGAGTCAGCGCGGACATTGCCTCCCATTCGCGGTGTCATCCACGCTGCAATGGTGCTTAGA GATGTGCTGTTCGAGAAGATGGCATTCGAAGACTACGACCTCGTGGTCCGTTCCAAGGTGTACGGCGCATGGAACTTCCACAAGGCCCTGCTCAACACTCCTTTGGACTTTTTCGTGGTGCTCTCCTCTGTAGCTGGCATCGTGGGCAACAGAGGTCAAGCTGCGTACTCGGCTGCCAACACCTACCTCGACGCATTCACTCAACATCGCCTGCGAAGCGGCCTCCCAGCGACATGTTTGAACCTGGGAGCTGTCTCGGGCGTCGGCTATTTAGCAGAGAACTCAGCCAAGCAAGCGCAGGTGCTCAAGAACCTCTCAGGCTCCACAGTCGACGAGTCTGAGGTCCTTGCTCTTCTGGAGCTGGCCATCAACGGCAAGATCGGTGTCATGGGCAATGAACAGTGCGTGACAGGGCTTGACTTTGGCGACGGCACATCTCTGCCATACTACGCTTCCGATGGGAGATTCGTGCACCTCCGCCATGCCGCAATCGTAAGGTCGCAAGACGCAAGCGACCTCCCAGCATCGGCATCTCTGACCATCGCACAAGAAGTTCAGCGAGCGGCCACCAGGGAAGAGGCCCAAGGTATTGTGACAATCGGTCTACGCGACAAGCTTGGTGCAATCCTAATGCTGCCACCCGAAGTCCTACAGTCTCACCAAGGGAATGCTCCTGTGACGGCATTTGGCTTGGATTCTCTCAACGCAATCGAGCTTCGGAACTGGATAACAAAGGAGCTGCAGGCACATCTGCAGATCTTGGAGCTGCTCACGAGCAGTAGCTTAGGCGATCTTGCTTCGTTAGTATTGAAAAAGTCAAGGCTCGGGGATGTCTGGCGTAAGAACGAGGCAGAGACAGAATAA
- a CDS encoding FSH1 domain-containing protein: protein MKFLCLHGSYGSAANFNIQLRPFTDVVQNSGSGTFKWIDGGHKAVPPPGFDDYFGAPPLFRFMDYDGVGGLDDMMVKIRDFPKGLTPEDTIRKLLGEEDLFTADAVHDALDRLHEIIDQDPEIDGILGYSEGATIAASLVLEERRRFEEKGIPRRIKAAIFFAGWPPIRLTDENRVECLLADECEDIIDVPTCHVVGCNDPYIQGAMALYGMCDEDTAVLFDHGKGHTLPRDTRTIHELATAITDTIVKVGNN, encoded by the exons AACTTCAACATCCAGCTCAGGCCATTCACCGACGTGGTGCAGAACTCGGGCTCCGGCACGTTCAAATGGATTGACGGCGGGCACAAAGCTGTCCCACCGCCTGGATTCGATGACTACTTTGGTGCTCCTCCCCTCTTCCGCTTCATGGATTATGATGGCGTCGGAGGCTTGGACGACATGATGGTCAAGATCCGAGATTTCCCCAAGGGTCTGACCCCCGAGGACACCATCCGGAAGCTTCTGGGTGAAGAGGATCTGTTCACGGCTGATGCTGTGCATGACGCCCTCGACAGGCTGCATGAGATTATTGACCAAGACCCTGAGATTGAT GGTATTCTAGGCTATTCAGAGGGAGCCACCATCGCGGCGAGCTTGGTCCTTGAAGAACGGCGACGTTTTGAAGAAAAGGGAATTCCTCGTCGCATCAAG GCTGCAATTTTCTTTGCTGGCTGGCCTCCAATCCGCCTCACCGATGAGAACCGTGTCGAATGCCTGCTGGCAGACGAATGCGAGGACATCATCGATGTTCCCACGTGCCATGTCGTCGGATGCAACGATCCATACATTCAAGGCGCCATGGCACTCTACGGCATGTGTGATGAGGATACCGCGGTCCTCTTTGATCACGGCAAGGGTCACACTCTGCCGAGGGATACGAGAACCATCCACGAGCTGGCTACGGCTATCACTGATACGATAGTGAAGGTCGGGAACAATTGA